The following proteins come from a genomic window of Hymenobacter canadensis:
- a CDS encoding glycosyltransferase, which produces MQVPTAAPAPLAPDALLVEVAWEVCNQVGGIYTVIRSKVPATVQGWDDRYCLLGPYFQQQAQSEFEPYDDYQLSTLSDPFAGAVREMRRLGYDVHLGVWLVTGRPRVVLINPYQAYPQLGQIKSDLWHHHGIPTPDHDDLLHQVEAFGHLAKIYLQILAAEVVPPQRIVAHFHEWMTGVAIPALRREQTPLHIVFTTHATLLGRYLAMNDPNFYEHLMLVDWEAEAKRFNIETAVRIERAAAHGSHVFTTVSELTVRECIYLLDRIPDAVLPNGLNIERFVALHEFQNLHQQYKAKIHEFVMAHFFQSYSFDLDKTLYLFTSGRYEYHNKGFDLTLEALARLNYRLQQSGLEGNIVMFFITKRPFHSINPQVLQSRAILDEVQETCEAIERQVGERLFYAAAGSTDHRLPDLDALVDDYWKLRYRRTLQSWKTTSLPPVITHNLVDDANDDILNFVRQANLVNNQHDRVKIVYHPDFVSPTSPLFGMEYGQFVRGCHLGVFPSYYEPWGYTPLECVARGVPAVTSDLSGFGDYVMQHVPQHEEKGIFVVQRQEKSFDESAEELTEMMWQFVLLNRRERIMQRNNVESNAEIFDWKNLRVYYDRAYTLALERN; this is translated from the coding sequence ATGCAAGTCCCCACCGCTGCCCCCGCCCCCCTCGCCCCCGATGCCCTGCTGGTAGAAGTGGCCTGGGAAGTCTGCAATCAGGTGGGCGGCATCTACACCGTTATCCGCAGCAAGGTGCCCGCCACCGTGCAAGGCTGGGACGACCGGTACTGCCTGCTGGGCCCCTACTTCCAGCAGCAGGCCCAGAGCGAGTTTGAGCCCTACGACGACTACCAGCTTTCCACCCTCAGCGACCCATTTGCCGGGGCCGTGCGCGAAATGCGCAGGCTCGGCTACGACGTGCACCTGGGCGTGTGGCTCGTGACGGGCCGCCCCCGGGTGGTGCTGATCAACCCTTACCAGGCGTATCCGCAGCTCGGCCAGATCAAGAGCGACCTGTGGCACCACCACGGCATCCCGACGCCCGACCACGACGATCTGCTGCATCAGGTGGAAGCCTTCGGGCACTTGGCCAAAATCTACCTGCAGATCCTGGCCGCCGAGGTGGTGCCACCGCAGCGGATTGTGGCCCACTTCCACGAGTGGATGACGGGCGTGGCCATTCCGGCGTTGCGCCGCGAGCAGACGCCGCTGCACATCGTGTTTACCACGCACGCCACGCTGCTAGGCCGCTACCTGGCCATGAACGACCCCAACTTCTACGAGCACCTGATGCTGGTAGATTGGGAAGCCGAGGCCAAGCGCTTCAACATCGAAACCGCCGTGCGCATTGAGCGCGCCGCCGCCCACGGCAGCCACGTTTTCACGACCGTGAGCGAGCTGACGGTGCGCGAGTGCATCTACCTGCTGGATAGGATTCCGGACGCGGTGCTGCCCAACGGCCTCAACATCGAGCGGTTTGTGGCGCTGCACGAGTTCCAGAACCTGCACCAGCAGTACAAGGCTAAGATTCACGAATTCGTGATGGCGCACTTCTTCCAGAGCTACTCGTTTGACCTGGACAAGACGCTCTACCTGTTCACGAGTGGCCGCTACGAGTACCACAACAAAGGCTTCGACCTGACGCTGGAGGCCCTGGCCCGCCTCAACTACCGCCTGCAGCAGAGCGGCTTGGAAGGCAATATTGTGATGTTCTTCATCACCAAGCGGCCGTTCCACAGCATCAATCCGCAGGTGCTGCAGAGCCGCGCTATTCTGGACGAGGTGCAGGAAACCTGCGAGGCCATTGAGCGGCAGGTGGGCGAGCGGCTGTTCTATGCCGCCGCCGGCAGCACCGACCATCGCCTGCCCGACCTCGACGCCCTCGTGGACGACTACTGGAAGCTGCGCTACCGCCGTACGCTGCAAAGCTGGAAAACCACCAGCCTGCCCCCAGTCATCACCCACAACCTCGTCGACGACGCCAACGACGACATCCTCAACTTTGTGCGGCAGGCTAACCTCGTCAACAACCAGCACGACCGGGTGAAAATCGTCTACCACCCCGACTTCGTGTCGCCTACTTCGCCCCTGTTTGGCATGGAATACGGCCAGTTTGTGCGGGGCTGCCACCTGGGCGTGTTTCCGAGCTACTACGAGCCCTGGGGCTACACCCCGCTGGAGTGCGTGGCGCGCGGCGTACCGGCCGTCACGTCGGACCTCTCCGGCTTCGGCGACTACGTGATGCAACACGTGCCCCAGCACGAGGAAAAGGGCATTTTCGTGGTGCAGCGCCAGGAAAAGAGCTTCGACGAGTCGGCGGAAGAACTGACTGAGATGATGTGGCAGTTTGTGCTGCTCAACCGCCGCGAGCGAATCATGCAGCGCAACAACGTGGAAAGCAACGCCGAAATCTTCGACTGGAAAAACCTGCGCGTGTACTACGACCGCGCCTACACGCTGGCCCTGGAGCGCAACTGA
- a CDS encoding fasciclin domain-containing protein: MNTPTFPNVWTLFRTLLLGLFAAGSFSLASCDDDAAPATPAQNIVQVAQGNPAFSTLVAAVTKTDLATTLSGTGPFTVFAPTNDAFAKLSAPFNNAANITAITDASQIATLRGILLYHVLGANVKAADIANGSSSATTARPASTVGGATINDNTLYLTKNAAGVSINGGTRVVTADVAASNGTIHAIDNVLMPPSQTIAAIVVSRASAATPEFTLLLQALQRPAAAPILAAAGTQGANVTVFAPTDAAFRALLGTAPLSSVSDADLTAILSRHVISTGRVFSSDLAAGTVTTLGGPVTVAAAGTSFTVRGGTGTAANIAAANVLATNGVVHVIDQVLRP, encoded by the coding sequence ATGAACACACCCACCTTTCCTAACGTCTGGACCTTGTTTCGTACGCTGCTGCTGGGGCTCTTTGCAGCAGGCAGCTTCAGCCTGGCTTCCTGCGACGATGATGCTGCTCCCGCCACGCCGGCCCAGAATATCGTGCAGGTAGCGCAGGGCAACCCCGCGTTCAGTACGTTGGTAGCGGCCGTCACAAAAACCGATCTGGCTACCACGCTCAGCGGCACTGGTCCGTTCACGGTGTTTGCGCCCACCAACGACGCCTTCGCCAAGCTGTCGGCGCCATTCAACAACGCGGCCAACATCACGGCCATCACCGATGCCAGCCAGATAGCTACGCTGCGAGGCATTCTGCTTTATCATGTGCTCGGGGCCAATGTGAAGGCAGCTGACATTGCCAACGGTAGCAGCAGCGCCACCACCGCCCGGCCCGCTAGCACGGTTGGCGGGGCCACTATCAACGATAATACGCTGTACCTGACCAAAAACGCAGCGGGCGTATCTATCAACGGCGGCACACGCGTCGTGACGGCGGATGTGGCAGCCAGCAATGGCACCATCCACGCCATCGACAACGTGCTGATGCCACCAAGCCAGACCATTGCGGCCATTGTGGTATCCAGAGCCAGTGCGGCTACGCCGGAGTTTACGCTGCTGCTGCAGGCTTTGCAGCGCCCCGCCGCGGCCCCGATTCTGGCAGCAGCCGGCACTCAGGGCGCCAACGTAACGGTATTTGCGCCTACGGATGCCGCCTTCCGGGCGCTATTGGGCACCGCTCCACTCAGCTCGGTGTCGGATGCCGACCTGACGGCCATTCTTTCCCGCCACGTTATCAGTACAGGCCGCGTTTTCTCGTCTGACCTGGCGGCCGGCACCGTCACAACGCTGGGTGGCCCCGTGACGGTGGCCGCTGCTGGCACCAGCTTTACGGTGCGGGGCGGCACCGGCACAGCGGCCAATATTGCCGCGGCCAACGTGCTGGCTACCAACGGCGTCGTACATGTCATCGACCAAGTGTTGCGGCCCTGA
- a CDS encoding YfcC family protein: MKTIRFPHPLVLLVGFILLACLLSYVLPTGVFDRHPDAATGRDVVVAGSYHRVPATPVSPLQAIVDIPKGMVDAASVIFLVFLAGGAFTVVDQTGALRSGVDWLLRRFQGREAVVIPIISVLFATMGALENMQEEIVPLIPVLLILMRRIGYPALTAAAVSIGSAAVGAAFSPLNPFQVGIAQKLALLPLLSGGGFRLAFLVLALAIWIAGTVRYALRHRVAPETSAAADPTALAEGRNHGLVLLLLLAAFAFFAYGVLKLGWDFEQMAALFFGLGVVAGLVGGLGLTGTAEGFLAGFRDIAFSALLIGFARAIFVVLEQGQIVDTIVNALSAPLAGLPVTLSALGMMGVHTALHLPVPSVSGQAVLTMPLLVPLSDLIGLSRQVTVLAYQYGAGLCELITPTNGALMAIVAACGVRFDEWWKFVLPLYLLLLALGATAVMVGIAVGI; this comes from the coding sequence ATGAAAACGATACGCTTCCCTCATCCGCTGGTGCTACTGGTGGGGTTTATTCTGCTGGCTTGCCTGCTGAGCTACGTGCTGCCAACTGGCGTCTTCGACCGCCACCCCGATGCCGCCACCGGCCGCGACGTGGTAGTGGCCGGCTCCTACCACCGCGTGCCCGCCACGCCTGTCAGCCCGCTGCAGGCCATCGTGGATATTCCCAAGGGCATGGTGGATGCCGCCTCTGTCATTTTTCTGGTGTTTCTGGCCGGCGGCGCCTTCACGGTAGTCGACCAGACCGGCGCCCTGCGCAGCGGCGTCGATTGGCTGCTACGCCGGTTTCAGGGGCGCGAGGCCGTCGTGATTCCCATCATTTCGGTGCTATTTGCCACCATGGGCGCCCTCGAAAACATGCAGGAGGAGATAGTACCGCTCATTCCGGTGCTCCTGATTCTGATGCGGCGCATCGGCTACCCGGCCCTCACGGCGGCGGCCGTCAGCATTGGCTCGGCGGCGGTGGGTGCGGCGTTCAGCCCCCTGAACCCTTTTCAGGTAGGCATTGCCCAGAAGCTGGCGCTGCTGCCGCTGCTCTCCGGCGGGGGCTTCCGGCTGGCGTTTCTGGTGCTGGCCTTGGCCATCTGGATTGCGGGCACTGTGCGCTACGCCCTGCGCCACCGCGTAGCGCCCGAAACCAGCGCCGCCGCTGACCCGACCGCGCTGGCGGAAGGCCGCAACCACGGCTTGGTGCTGCTGCTGTTGCTGGCGGCCTTCGCCTTCTTCGCCTACGGCGTGCTCAAGCTGGGCTGGGATTTTGAGCAGATGGCGGCCCTATTTTTCGGGCTGGGCGTAGTGGCCGGCCTGGTGGGTGGCCTGGGCCTCACGGGTACCGCTGAAGGCTTCCTGGCCGGCTTCCGCGACATTGCCTTCTCGGCGCTGCTCATCGGGTTTGCCCGCGCCATTTTCGTGGTGCTGGAGCAGGGCCAAATCGTGGATACCATCGTCAATGCGCTGTCGGCGCCGCTGGCAGGTTTGCCGGTTACGCTTTCGGCGCTGGGCATGATGGGGGTGCACACCGCCCTGCACCTACCGGTGCCCAGCGTGAGCGGCCAGGCCGTGCTCACCATGCCGCTGCTGGTGCCCCTCTCCGACCTCATCGGCCTCTCACGCCAGGTTACGGTGCTGGCCTACCAGTACGGTGCCGGCCTCTGCGAGCTGATTACACCCACCAATGGCGCCCTCATGGCCATCGTGGCGGCCTGCGGCGTGCGGTTTGATGAGTGGTGGAAATTCGTGCTGCCGCTCTACCTGCTGCTGCTGGCCCTGGGCGCCACCGCCGTGATGGTGGGCATTGCCGTGGGGATATAG
- a CDS encoding T9SS type A sorting domain-containing protein: protein MNAMFTARLLARPRVWLLCWLLLLPFGRLRAQTQVDASYGPMQIYQPATAIQALQLSTGERLVLGSDLVRADGVKTLQSLLRYSAAGAPDATFALNIADYSWLPQGLTDAGAGRVFVTMAGPATLNGQVYYGLVRLLPSGLPDPAFRVQPSSMSRVTSVLVQPDGKVVVAGNFSSYAGQAAAGILRLNEDGSLDQPFVANTAGGLTLSGFGPVVARQPADGKLVVGGSFRTAAGRARSGLARFNADGTLDLTFAPVTTATALVGSVAVQPDGRILASTFNSTYLVPNVTQTLVRFTATGAFDNTFVPTNYGVRPAFSGGPATLLVQPDGKILAIFSSGPTPVCYVLRFLATGAIDPAWNVAAIPENTPFVNSLQLLAGGQVLIGGAPQLLGGPASAVPAGVNQLLSTGALDTTFPIPVLQTAGRVEDFAQQPDGKLLVVGAFSEINGSTARGLARLLANGSVDAAYTAASTITQGYPTEVVLQPDGKALVAGQFSAYNGVPVTSLVRVENSGMRDAGFVSPLTRIAGLNTNSITNLALQPDGGVLVAGNLTVSGSSGPTFRSFQRLLPNGSIDNSFQPPANFSPTALLVQPDGRIVVGSYQNPVVQRLLPNGSTDPSFAAVASGSQSFAINGLRRYPDGRLLVFGYFDQLGGISTSSVARLSATGIPDPTFNAALAGNIIVLSTAVIQPNNRILVGGTIFSSNAASSGLARLLPDGSTDAAFNQPLGPDDLVLALAVQPDGALLVGGQFSPVGSSQPNYALARLLDANVLNAGTSRQAPRTEAWPVPAHDQLHLRLDATSRPEQVALHDALGRVVMSRPVSVNEATLSLDIAALPAGAYVLKVRYAAGGTFVRRVVKN from the coding sequence ATGAATGCAATGTTTACTGCCCGATTATTGGCCCGGCCCCGTGTATGGCTGTTGTGCTGGCTGCTGCTACTGCCCTTCGGCAGGCTCCGCGCCCAAACCCAGGTGGATGCCAGCTACGGGCCCATGCAGATCTACCAGCCCGCCACGGCGATCCAGGCGCTGCAGCTCAGCACCGGCGAGCGGCTGGTGCTGGGCAGCGACCTAGTGCGGGCCGACGGGGTGAAAACCCTGCAGTCGTTGCTGCGCTACTCGGCGGCGGGCGCCCCCGACGCGACGTTCGCGCTGAACATCGCCGACTACAGCTGGCTGCCGCAGGGCCTCACCGACGCCGGGGCCGGGCGCGTGTTCGTTACGATGGCTGGGCCGGCTACGCTGAACGGGCAGGTGTACTACGGGCTGGTGCGGCTGCTGCCGTCGGGCCTGCCCGACCCGGCGTTTCGGGTGCAGCCCAGCTCCATGAGCCGCGTAACGTCGGTGCTGGTGCAGCCCGATGGGAAAGTGGTGGTGGCCGGCAACTTCAGCAGCTACGCCGGGCAGGCCGCCGCCGGTATCCTGCGCCTGAACGAAGATGGCAGCCTCGACCAGCCGTTTGTGGCCAATACGGCCGGCGGCCTGACGCTGAGCGGCTTTGGGCCGGTAGTGGCGCGCCAGCCCGCCGATGGCAAGCTGGTAGTAGGCGGCTCGTTCCGGACGGCCGCCGGGCGGGCTCGCAGCGGCCTGGCGCGCTTCAACGCCGACGGTACCCTCGACCTGACGTTCGCGCCCGTTACCACCGCTACTGCCCTCGTGGGCTCGGTGGCCGTGCAGCCCGACGGCCGGATTCTGGCGTCTACGTTCAATAGCACCTACCTGGTGCCCAACGTAACGCAGACGTTGGTGCGCTTCACCGCCACGGGCGCCTTCGACAACACCTTTGTGCCCACTAATTACGGGGTCAGACCGGCCTTCAGTGGTGGGCCGGCTACGCTGCTGGTGCAGCCCGACGGGAAAATTCTGGCAATTTTTAGTAGTGGTCCGACGCCGGTCTGCTACGTGCTCCGCTTCCTGGCCACCGGCGCTATTGACCCTGCCTGGAACGTGGCTGCCATCCCCGAGAATACCCCCTTCGTGAACTCGCTGCAGCTGCTGGCGGGTGGGCAGGTGCTTATCGGTGGGGCGCCTCAGTTGCTGGGCGGGCCGGCGTCGGCGGTGCCGGCCGGCGTAAATCAGCTGCTTTCCACGGGTGCCCTCGATACCACCTTTCCCATCCCTGTCCTGCAGACGGCCGGGCGGGTCGAAGACTTTGCGCAGCAGCCCGACGGGAAACTGCTGGTAGTGGGGGCTTTTTCTGAAATCAACGGTAGTACCGCGCGCGGCCTGGCCCGGTTGCTGGCCAATGGCAGTGTGGATGCCGCGTACACCGCCGCCAGCACCATCACGCAGGGCTACCCGACGGAGGTGGTGCTGCAGCCCGATGGCAAAGCTCTGGTGGCCGGCCAATTTTCTGCCTACAACGGCGTGCCGGTCACGTCGCTGGTGCGGGTGGAAAACTCTGGCATGCGCGACGCCGGCTTTGTGTCCCCGCTGACGCGCATTGCAGGCTTAAATACCAACTCCATCACCAACCTGGCGCTGCAGCCTGATGGTGGGGTGTTGGTAGCCGGCAATCTGACGGTGTCGGGCAGCTCCGGCCCTACGTTTCGCTCGTTTCAGCGGCTGCTGCCCAATGGCAGTATCGACAATTCGTTTCAGCCGCCTGCCAACTTCAGCCCAACGGCCCTGCTGGTGCAGCCCGATGGCCGCATTGTGGTGGGCAGCTACCAGAACCCGGTAGTGCAGCGGCTGCTCCCCAACGGCAGCACCGACCCGTCCTTTGCGGCCGTGGCGTCGGGCAGCCAGTCCTTTGCCATCAACGGCCTGCGCCGCTACCCCGATGGCCGACTGCTGGTGTTTGGCTATTTCGATCAGCTGGGGGGCATTTCGACCAGCTCGGTGGCCCGGTTGTCTGCCACCGGCATCCCCGACCCCACCTTCAACGCCGCCCTTGCGGGCAATATCATTGTTCTGAGCACGGCAGTAATTCAGCCGAATAACCGCATTCTGGTCGGGGGAACAATCTTCAGCTCCAACGCGGCGTCTTCGGGCCTGGCGCGCCTGCTGCCCGATGGCAGCACCGATGCCGCGTTCAACCAGCCCCTGGGCCCGGATGATCTGGTGCTGGCACTGGCCGTGCAGCCCGACGGCGCCCTGCTGGTGGGCGGACAGTTTTCGCCCGTGGGCAGCAGCCAGCCCAACTACGCACTGGCTCGTCTGCTCGATGCCAACGTGCTGAACGCCGGCACCTCGCGGCAGGCGCCGCGCACCGAGGCGTGGCCAGTGCCGGCGCACGACCAGCTTCACCTGCGCCTCGACGCCACCAGCCGCCCCGAACAGGTAGCGTTGCACGACGCCCTGGGCCGCGTGGTGATGAGCCGGCCGGTTTCGGTGAATGAGGCAACGCTGAGCCTGGATATTGCCGCGCTGCCCGCCGGGGCCTACGTGCTGAAAGTGCGCTACGCTGCCGGCGGTACGTTTGTGCGGCGGGTGGTGAAAAACTAA
- a CDS encoding glycosyltransferase family 39 protein, with protein MKPSRRLLPPLLALLKFVSGYVLASRAYELHRDEYLYLNYGQHLAWGYLEVPPFTALQSWLTLALGGGWFWVKFWPILWGSLTVLLLGRLVMKLGGGIWAVALASLGYMVAAYARLNFLFQPNSFEVLAFTAASYALVRHLQTHRPGYLYALGATLGLGMLNKYTTLFYGAALGVALLLSPQRHLLVGRHLWGGAALALLLWLPNLGWQLLHGVPFRHHMALLHDSQLVHVSAAGFWKDQLLMCFPVVWVWGAGLLALLLTHQFRRFRAVGWLWVAGLLILTVLHGKSYYSLGYYPVLLPFGAVWLEQWVARRWHPRAWRLALLALPVLTMLPLLPFLFTLYPPAYMRRIGQNYQGLGLTRWEDGLEHVLPQDYADMLGWQELADQVWLVYQTLPAPTRARTLIKCDNYGQAGAINYFNRHRPLPAAHSFNGSYLYWFPARPAQPWPYLLLVEDDEPVGVAAHCQSIRQVGEITNPFARERGTRLFLVTRPDTVLLRRVYAEHRAALAPWEAGLR; from the coding sequence ATGAAACCTTCCCGCCGTTTGCTGCCGCCGTTGCTGGCCTTGCTGAAGTTCGTGTCGGGCTACGTGCTGGCCAGCCGTGCCTACGAGCTGCACCGCGACGAGTATCTCTACCTCAATTATGGGCAGCACCTAGCCTGGGGCTACCTGGAGGTGCCGCCGTTCACGGCTCTGCAAAGCTGGCTCACGCTGGCGCTGGGCGGCGGCTGGTTCTGGGTGAAGTTCTGGCCGATTCTGTGGGGCAGCCTCACGGTGCTGCTGCTGGGGCGGCTGGTCATGAAACTGGGTGGTGGCATCTGGGCCGTGGCGCTGGCTAGCCTCGGCTACATGGTGGCGGCGTATGCGCGGCTCAACTTCCTGTTTCAGCCTAACTCATTTGAGGTGCTGGCTTTCACGGCGGCTAGCTACGCGCTGGTACGGCACCTGCAAACCCACCGGCCCGGCTACCTCTACGCGCTGGGGGCGACCCTGGGGCTGGGCATGCTCAACAAATACACCACGTTGTTCTACGGGGCGGCGCTGGGCGTGGCGTTGCTGCTGTCGCCCCAGCGGCATCTGCTGGTCGGCCGCCACCTGTGGGGCGGGGCCGCGCTGGCGTTGCTGCTCTGGCTCCCGAATCTGGGGTGGCAGCTGCTGCATGGCGTTCCGTTCCGGCACCACATGGCCTTGCTCCACGACTCGCAGCTGGTGCACGTGTCGGCGGCTGGTTTCTGGAAAGACCAGTTGCTGATGTGCTTTCCGGTGGTGTGGGTGTGGGGTGCGGGGCTGCTGGCGCTGCTGCTGACGCACCAGTTCCGGCGGTTTCGGGCGGTGGGCTGGCTGTGGGTGGCGGGTTTACTGATTCTAACGGTGCTGCACGGCAAAAGCTACTACAGCCTCGGCTACTACCCGGTGCTGCTGCCCTTTGGGGCGGTGTGGCTGGAGCAGTGGGTGGCGCGCCGCTGGCACCCGCGCGCGTGGCGGCTAGCGCTGCTGGCCCTGCCCGTGCTGACCATGCTGCCGCTGCTGCCGTTTCTGTTCACGCTCTACCCACCGGCCTACATGCGCCGCATCGGCCAGAACTACCAAGGCCTGGGCCTCACCCGCTGGGAAGACGGCCTGGAGCACGTGCTGCCCCAGGACTACGCCGACATGCTGGGCTGGCAGGAGCTGGCCGACCAGGTGTGGCTGGTGTACCAGACGCTGCCCGCCCCCACCCGCGCCCGTACCCTCATCAAGTGCGACAACTATGGCCAGGCCGGCGCCATCAACTACTTCAACCGCCACCGCCCGCTGCCTGCCGCCCACAGCTTCAATGGGTCTTATCTATACTGGTTTCCGGCGCGCCCCGCGCAGCCCTGGCCGTATTTGCTGCTGGTAGAAGATGACGAGCCCGTCGGCGTGGCCGCACACTGCCAGTCCATTCGGCAGGTAGGCGAAATCACCAATCCGTTTGCGCGGGAGCGGGGCACCCGCCTGTTCCTGGTCACGCGCCCCGATACCGTGCTGCTGCGCCGCGTGTACGCTGAGCATCGGGCCGCGCTGGCGCCCTGGGAAGCCGGATTAAGGTAG
- a CDS encoding DUF6960 family protein, giving the protein MPRPKPVIYGLYPWTPDFGFRYIHPANRRSFEWLEPVGKLFEKIAEDEDGEWITLRYDEQQFLVRPELFRELHLRRPAFSFGDAVEEVQPEPGRYRHFGVVSDVFWDDQTDTASYQIVERKRKLPRIFRADELRPD; this is encoded by the coding sequence GTGCCCCGACCCAAACCCGTCATCTACGGCCTGTACCCCTGGACGCCCGACTTCGGCTTCCGCTACATTCATCCCGCCAACCGCCGCTCGTTTGAGTGGCTGGAACCGGTGGGCAAGCTGTTCGAGAAAATTGCCGAAGACGAAGACGGCGAGTGGATTACGCTGCGCTACGATGAGCAGCAGTTTCTGGTGCGGCCCGAGCTGTTCCGGGAGCTGCACCTGCGCCGGCCGGCCTTCAGCTTCGGCGACGCCGTGGAGGAAGTGCAGCCCGAACCCGGCCGCTACCGCCACTTCGGCGTGGTGAGCGACGTGTTCTGGGATGATCAGACCGACACCGCCAGCTACCAGATTGTGGAGCGTAAGCGCAAGCTCCCCCGCATTTTCCGCGCTGACGAGCTCCGGCCGGATTGA
- a CDS encoding alpha-amylase family glycosyl hydrolase translates to MSTISSSPTSTPTLQVGMGALPHEHGTTFRVWAPAATAVSVVGPLNDWDVTTHPLQHEADGYWAADFLDLPAGTEYKFELTTPTGQLRKNDPYARQVTHSAGNSIVPDHGFDWEDDHFEMPAWNSLVIYELHVGTFNVKNPEQPGTFLDVIEKLDYLRELGINAIEIMPPTEFPGGRSWGYNPSHPFALETEYGGPQAFKELVKQAHRHGIAVILDVVYNHFGPGDLDLWQFDGWQENDGGGIYFYNDWRAETPWGHNRPDYGRDAVRAYIRDNALMWLEDYRVDGLRCDSISHIRNVDGASDPSRDLPDGWSLMKWINEEVHRHMPWKIMIAEDLQGNEYITRRPEDGGQGFSSQWDAAFVNIIRDALVTPNDADRDMPHVAETLTGVYNGDAFQRIIYTESHDEVANGKSRVTEEIMPGDAHTWFPKKRATLGAALVFTAPGIPMMFQGQEMLADGYFSDDLPLQWEHAEQHPGLVHLYRDLIKLRRNLAGHTRGLLGQHTEVHHLNNDDKTLAFIRRDQSGPGDTTVVLCNFADHSHENYTIGLPRGGTWRVRFNSDWAGYDEEFGNFESLDTLAEPGIYDDQPFHASFGLGPYSVLIISQEPG, encoded by the coding sequence ATGTCTACTATTTCTTCTTCGCCTACCTCCACTCCCACGCTGCAAGTTGGCATGGGCGCGCTTCCACACGAACACGGCACCACCTTCCGCGTTTGGGCTCCGGCCGCTACCGCCGTTTCGGTGGTGGGGCCTCTCAACGATTGGGATGTCACTACGCACCCGCTGCAGCACGAAGCCGACGGCTACTGGGCCGCCGATTTCCTGGATCTGCCGGCCGGCACCGAGTACAAGTTCGAGCTGACCACGCCCACCGGCCAGCTCCGCAAAAACGACCCCTACGCCCGCCAGGTGACGCACTCGGCCGGCAACTCCATCGTGCCCGACCACGGCTTCGACTGGGAAGACGACCATTTTGAAATGCCAGCCTGGAACTCGCTGGTGATCTACGAGCTGCACGTGGGCACCTTCAACGTGAAAAACCCCGAGCAGCCCGGCACCTTCCTCGACGTGATTGAGAAGCTGGACTACCTGCGCGAGCTGGGCATCAACGCAATTGAAATCATGCCGCCCACCGAGTTTCCGGGCGGCCGCAGCTGGGGCTACAACCCCTCGCACCCGTTTGCGCTGGAAACCGAGTACGGCGGGCCGCAGGCCTTTAAGGAGCTGGTGAAACAGGCCCACCGCCACGGAATTGCCGTGATTCTGGACGTGGTGTACAACCACTTCGGGCCCGGCGACCTGGACTTGTGGCAGTTTGACGGCTGGCAGGAAAACGACGGCGGCGGCATCTACTTCTACAACGACTGGCGCGCCGAAACGCCCTGGGGCCACAACCGCCCCGACTACGGCCGCGACGCCGTGCGGGCCTACATCCGCGACAACGCCCTGATGTGGCTGGAAGATTACCGCGTCGACGGCCTGCGCTGCGACTCCATCTCGCACATCCGCAACGTAGATGGTGCCTCCGACCCTTCCCGCGACCTGCCCGACGGCTGGAGCCTGATGAAATGGATCAACGAGGAAGTGCACCGGCACATGCCTTGGAAGATCATGATTGCCGAGGATCTGCAGGGCAATGAGTACATCACGCGGCGCCCCGAAGACGGCGGCCAGGGCTTCTCCAGCCAGTGGGATGCGGCCTTTGTCAACATCATCCGCGACGCGCTGGTGACGCCGAATGACGCCGACCGCGACATGCCCCACGTAGCCGAAACCCTCACCGGCGTGTACAACGGCGACGCCTTCCAGCGCATTATCTACACCGAAAGCCACGACGAGGTGGCCAACGGCAAGAGCCGCGTGACCGAGGAAATCATGCCCGGCGACGCGCACACCTGGTTTCCGAAGAAGCGCGCCACGCTCGGCGCGGCGCTAGTGTTCACGGCGCCCGGCATCCCGATGATGTTTCAGGGCCAGGAGATGCTGGCCGACGGCTACTTCTCCGACGACCTGCCGCTGCAGTGGGAGCACGCCGAGCAGCACCCCGGCCTCGTGCACCTCTACCGCGACCTGATTAAGCTGCGCCGCAACCTGGCCGGCCACACCCGCGGCCTGCTGGGCCAGCACACCGAGGTGCATCACCTCAACAACGATGACAAAACGCTGGCCTTCATCCGCCGCGACCAGTCCGGCCCCGGCGACACCACCGTGGTGCTCTGCAACTTCGCCGACCACTCGCACGAGAACTACACCATCGGGCTGCCCCGCGGCGGCACCTGGCGTGTGCGCTTCAACTCCGACTGGGCCGGCTACGACGAGGAGTTCGGCAACTTCGAGAGCCTCGACACGCTGGCCGAGCCCGGCATCTACGACGACCAGCCCTTCCACGCCTCGTTCGGGCTGGGCCCGTATTCGGTGCTGATTATCTCGCAGGAGCCGGGGTAG